The DNA sequence GTAACCGCCGCCGTTCTTGACGTAGTTCTCGAACGCCTGCTGCTGCTCGGCGCTCAGCACGTCACCAGTGGTGGACAGGAAAGCCACCGCGTCGTACTTGGCGAGGTTGGTCGTGGTGAACTGCCGGGCCTCCTCGGTCGCGTCGACCGTGATGCCGGCCGGGGCGCCGAGCTCCTTCAGGGCGGCGATGCCGGCCGGGATGGAGTCGTGCCGGAAGCCGGCGGTCTTGGAGAAGACCAGGACCTTCTTGCCGCCCTTGAACGGCTGCTTGGAGAACTCGAAGTCGTCCACGTCGTAGAGCGCGCCCTCGCCGCCCTTGAAGACCAGGTAGATCTCCGTGGTGCCCTTGGGCAGCGACCGCAGCGGCACGTCGACGTTCTGGAAGGTCTCCCAGCCGCCGGTCGGCGGGATGTAGGCCGAGCCGTGCAGCGGTCCGTCGGGGGAGCCGGTGCGCAGTTCGATGAAGCCGCCCGCGCCGCCGGAGGAGGCCCGTACGGTCATCTTCTTCTGCCCGTCGAACCGGTAGGGGCTGAAGGAGATCCAGTCGCCGTCGTCGATGTTGCCGACGGTCTTGCCGCCGTTGGCGCCGGTCTTGTCGATCACCGTCACGCCCGACTGGGCGCCGAAGTGCTCGCCCTGGCGGTGCAGCGGCTGGAGGACGGTGCGGGCGGTGCCGGTGAGCGCCTCCTGGCCGTTCGCGCCGCCGTCGGTGTAGCTGGCGCCGACGACGCCGTAGATGTTGGCGTTGGGGTCGTGGCCGCCGTCACCGGCGGGCGGCGTCAGGGTGCCCTCGCAGCCCATCTCGCTGGTCAGCTCGTGGGCGTGGGAGTCGTGGCCGAGGCTGTAGGCGACCTTGACCTTGGAACAGTCGACGGTCTCCTCGGGGTCGGTGACGGTCACCTTGAACGGCACGGGCTTGCCGAACTCGGCCAGAGCACCGTTGCCCGGGATGTCGATCTTCACCTTGGGCTCGGTGTTGCCGACCACGATCCGGGCGCTGGCGTTGCCGGTGTTGCCCTCGGGGTCCTTGGCGGTGAAGGTGGCGGTGTAGGTGCCGACCTTCTTGTACCGGTGGGTGGGCTTGAGGCCCTCGCCCTTGGTGCCGTCGCCGAAGTCCCAGCTGTAGGTGAGGTCCGGGGAGTCGGCGTCCTTGGCGGTGGCCGTGAAGGCGACCTTCAGTCCGGCCGCTCCGGACGTCTTGTCGGCGCTCACCTCGGCGATCGGCGAGAAGCCGTCCTCGGCGTTCTCGATCCGGTACAGCGCGGAGTGCTCGTCGCCCTGGAACCAGGAGATGCCGTAGTCGAGGACGTAGAGGGCGCCGTCGGGGCCGAACTCCATGTCCATGATCTGGGTGCCGGTCCACGGGAAGTCGTTGATCTTCGCGACGGAGCCGTCCTCGTTCTGCTCGATCCGCTTGATCCAGCGGCGGCCGAACTCACCCGCGAAGAAGTCGCCGTCGTAGGCCTCGGGGAACTTCACCTTGGAGTCGAGGTCGGGGTCGTAGCGGTACACCGGGCCCGCCATCGGGGACTCGGAGCCGCTGCCGAACTCGGGCACGGAGCCGCCGTCGTACGGGATCCACGCGGCCTGCGCGGGTGGCAGGTCGGTGAGGCCGGTGTTGTAGGGCGACGTGTTCTTCGGGGCGGCGCAGTCGAACTTCTCGCCGGAGGTGCCGGTGGCGAAGTCGTAGTCGAGGTAGGCATCGTTGTTCCCCGTGCAGAACGGCCAGCCGAAGTTGGCCGCCTTGGTGACCTTGGCGAACTCGACCTGTCCCGCCGGACCCCGGTTCGGGTCGGCGGCGCCCGCGTCGGGGCCGTAGTCGCCCACGTACACGATGCCGGTCTTGTCGTCGACGCTCATCCGGAACGGGTTGCGGAAGCCCATCGCGTAGATCTCGGGACGGGTCTTCTCGGTGCCCGGGGCGAAGAGGTTGCCCTCCGGGACGGTGTACGAGCCGTCCTCGGCGACCTTGATGCGCAGGAGCTTGCCGCGCAGGTCGTTGGTGTTGCCGGCGCTGCGGCGGGCGTCGAAGGCGGGGTTGCGGCCCTCGCGGTCG is a window from the Streptomyces sp. NBC_00299 genome containing:
- a CDS encoding ThuA domain-containing protein, which produces MHRTRLRSTRTPRPRLRTAVALFTGLLLAVGAPATVAGAHPGHPEHDEPAAEGQFQQVPLAKGEPEMGEPMSLAVLPDRSVLHTSRDGTLRLTDQGGVTKVAGKIPVYSHDEEGLQGVGIDPDFKNNRAIYLYYAPPLDTPAGDAPETGTAEEFKKFDGVNRLSRFVLNSNGTLDMASEKKVLDVAASRGTCCHVGGDIDFDAAGNLYLSTGDDTNPFASDGYTPIDDREGRNPAFDARRSAGNTNDLRGKLLRIKVAEDGSYTVPEGNLFAPGTEKTRPEIYAMGFRNPFRMSVDDKTGIVYVGDYGPDAGAADPNRGPAGQVEFAKVTKAANFGWPFCTGNNDAYLDYDFATGTSGEKFDCAAPKNTSPYNTGLTDLPPAQAAWIPYDGGSVPEFGSGSESPMAGPVYRYDPDLDSKVKFPEAYDGDFFAGEFGRRWIKRIEQNEDGSVAKINDFPWTGTQIMDMEFGPDGALYVLDYGISWFQGDEHSALYRIENAEDGFSPIAEVSADKTSGAAGLKVAFTATAKDADSPDLTYSWDFGDGTKGEGLKPTHRYKKVGTYTATFTAKDPEGNTGNASARIVVGNTEPKVKIDIPGNGALAEFGKPVPFKVTVTDPEETVDCSKVKVAYSLGHDSHAHELTSEMGCEGTLTPPAGDGGHDPNANIYGVVGASYTDGGANGQEALTGTARTVLQPLHRQGEHFGAQSGVTVIDKTGANGGKTVGNIDDGDWISFSPYRFDGQKKMTVRASSGGAGGFIELRTGSPDGPLHGSAYIPPTGGWETFQNVDVPLRSLPKGTTEIYLVFKGGEGALYDVDDFEFSKQPFKGGKKVLVFSKTAGFRHDSIPAGIAALKELGAPAGITVDATEEARQFTTTNLAKYDAVAFLSTTGDVLSAEQQQAFENYVKNGGGYMGIHAAADTEYEWEFYGGLVGAYFDSHPAIQKATVRVEDHDHPSTAHLGDAWERTDEWYNYRTNPRDQAKVLATLDETTYQGGNMKGDHPIAWCQSYGGGRSFYTGGGHTKESYAEEAFRAHLLGGLQYATGQVKADCKPSKDYRKIFNGQTLEGWKQAGPGKFNVKDGTLETDGGMGLLWYQAKDLKSYSLKLDWKMQGDDNSGIFVGFPASDDPWSAVNKGYEIQIDATDAPERTTGSVYSFKSANIQARDQVLRPPGQWNSYEIKVQGERLQVFLNGVKINDFTNKDPERSLTDGHIGLQNHGADDQVSFRNIQLKELPTTGG